In the Candidatus Electrothrix rattekaaiensis genome, one interval contains:
- a CDS encoding FlgO family outer membrane protein: MNTMCKNACWVFLSIFLCLNSTFAADGIESSIAEISDKILKNKDRVSQGSFVIGVTSFRHSDNSCSGLGNSYSELLTESLMNSELNAEFIDRITLDRLQRELEFNRSPDVDIDTAREFGKKYGAGALMLGTLTADDNNVRVMVKLVDTETSRIIITASSSFPNTPEVNSQLKNKSQSICPDYNRSTGMANTDPLANDLETRPVSETYEMKAVIKSIKYSKTKKVIEAVVDFYNKLDTNLFVSLNEKLGYIAGEKGEKILLDDLKGMKVCKEGNIQYCVEDQNEMYRIAPKSRLRSNFFFKSKKKWDFASSLVLYMYTRDYRETKDEWNNIEATIDFIDIKIEE, translated from the coding sequence ATGAATACAATGTGTAAAAATGCTTGTTGGGTTTTTTTAAGTATCTTTTTATGTCTCAACTCAACATTTGCTGCTGATGGCATAGAATCCAGTATTGCTGAAATTTCTGATAAGATACTGAAGAATAAAGATAGAGTTTCTCAAGGAAGTTTTGTTATCGGGGTTACATCATTCAGGCATAGTGACAATAGTTGTAGCGGGCTCGGTAACTCTTATTCGGAGCTGTTGACGGAATCACTGATGAATAGTGAATTAAATGCTGAATTTATTGATCGTATTACTTTAGACCGTTTACAAAGAGAGCTGGAGTTTAACCGTTCTCCAGATGTAGACATAGATACAGCGAGAGAATTTGGGAAAAAATATGGGGCCGGAGCATTGATGCTTGGAACATTAACAGCAGATGATAATAATGTCCGTGTTATGGTCAAGTTAGTTGATACAGAAACAAGCAGAATCATTATTACTGCCAGTTCCAGTTTTCCCAATACTCCTGAAGTCAATTCACAATTAAAAAATAAATCTCAATCTATATGCCCTGACTACAACAGGTCTACGGGCATGGCCAACACCGATCCTCTTGCAAATGATCTGGAAACACGGCCCGTTTCAGAAACCTATGAGATGAAAGCTGTTATAAAGAGCATAAAATATAGTAAAACTAAGAAAGTCATTGAAGCAGTTGTTGATTTTTATAATAAGCTGGATACGAATCTCTTTGTATCCCTGAACGAAAAACTAGGCTACATAGCAGGAGAAAAAGGCGAAAAGATTCTTCTTGATGACTTAAAAGGGATGAAAGTGTGTAAAGAAGGTAACATTCAATATTGCGTTGAAGATCAAAATGAAATGTACAGAATTGCACCAAAATCACGCCTCCGCTCAAATTTTTTCTTTAAATCGAAAAAGAAATGGGACTTTGCATCATCTCTGGTTTTGTATATGTATACAAGAGATTATAGAGAAACGAAGGATGAGTGGAATAATATTGAAGCAACTATTGATTTTATAGACATAAAGATTGAAGAATAA
- a CDS encoding DUF3365 domain-containing protein: MGRKISIPLKFLAVFILTMLLTAGAFMTALSSLRTYTARHEAGAVADQVIAFRTWVAQTGMVWVQKLVPGYHDFLARENAADGGAFYGKNPALATRELSMIANKDSTRALFRVTSDDYRHEDNIPDKFETSAIKAFKADKLLEFVEQYEDGTYRYARPILVQQECLKCHGDPADAPPTVIAKYGSKKAFGYKVGQVRGVVSVSLPAVGFREVIRSLINPWTVFFVLVIFAVNLLFIHSVVIRLVRLTRSAEAIAAGKLETELFYTNPSESNDELDHLYHATNLLKRSLIILFKRLDQQGKR; this comes from the coding sequence ATGGGAAGAAAAATAAGCATTCCGCTGAAGTTTCTTGCTGTTTTTATTTTGACGATGCTGCTGACCGCCGGAGCTTTTATGACCGCTCTGTCCTCCTTGAGGACCTACACAGCCCGCCATGAGGCCGGTGCTGTGGCGGATCAGGTTATTGCCTTCCGAACTTGGGTCGCCCAAACCGGTATGGTGTGGGTGCAAAAACTGGTCCCCGGTTATCACGATTTTCTTGCCCGAGAAAATGCTGCTGATGGGGGGGCGTTTTACGGAAAAAATCCTGCCTTGGCCACAAGGGAGCTGTCAATGATTGCCAATAAGGACTCAACTCGCGCACTTTTTCGGGTAACCAGTGACGACTACCGGCATGAGGATAATATTCCTGACAAGTTCGAGACTTCGGCTATCAAGGCCTTTAAAGCTGATAAGTTGCTTGAATTTGTTGAGCAGTATGAGGACGGAACATACCGCTATGCCCGCCCCATTCTGGTGCAGCAAGAATGCCTGAAATGCCATGGTGATCCTGCGGATGCACCGCCAACTGTTATTGCCAAATACGGCTCAAAAAAGGCCTTTGGTTATAAGGTCGGTCAAGTACGTGGTGTTGTCAGTGTTAGTCTGCCCGCTGTCGGATTCCGAGAGGTTATCCGGTCCCTGATTAACCCGTGGACCGTGTTTTTTGTCCTGGTTATTTTTGCTGTTAATCTTCTTTTTATTCATTCGGTGGTGATTCGTTTGGTTCGATTGACCAGAAGCGCGGAAGCGATAGCTGCTGGCAAACTTGAAACCGAATTGTTCTATACCAATCCTTCCGAGTCCAATGATGAGCTGGATCATCTCTACCATGCAACGAATCTGTTGAAACGGAGTCTGATTATTTTGTTCAAGAGGCTTGATCAGCAGGGGAAACGCTAA
- a CDS encoding response regulator: MINGNNRILIIDDDQDIWKSYQLVLQPNKRDERSSLSQLNALLLAEHSLENPISPEETPDFELSYASQGRDGYEMVKQAIHDKQPFAIAFVDIRMPPGWDGMETATRIRKFDPNIELVIVTAYSDRSREEIARAVGTLHKLLFFRKPFDPEELVQVAVSLCDKWNTGKREDEQRRELQTILDTSPAAIFSVDQEDRVMAWNPAAEKITGFSAKEVKGKACIFREIADDSFCHTCEARTNPQSRGPDRELKITAKDGASKIISLYVAQVSLEKEKGEMTICSFWDITALKAGEQALADSNQQLKEKIATNEQLQTESLRLQQELHQAQKMEAIGLMAGGVAHDLNNILASIVGYPQLIRFQLPDNKQLQELAQAVEEAGGRAAAVVDDLLTVARGVAVVKQVADLNTLVENYLASTEGKEVHKLHPEVMLSADLNPQPLYTNCSPIHIAKCLMNLVNNAAEAIDGKGEVVIATSRQEVAEDSNNSAYKIQPGQYAVLRVRDNGPGISEEDQERVFEPFYTKKTMGRSGTGLGLAVVWNTALDHNGSVTVNSTQGQGTSFTLLFPLANEEVPQTQEVEPGLEELVGTGTVMVVDDDGRQLDLACGMLKVLGYEVIKASSGEEALQLLAEQPVDQSVDLLVLDMLMPGMNGRRTYEEAKKFYPVLKAIISSGFAVDKEVQKALELGAGNFIKKPYTLKQLGLAVRNELKTRV; encoded by the coding sequence ATGATAAACGGCAATAACCGAATATTGATCATTGATGATGATCAAGATATATGGAAGTCGTATCAGCTCGTTTTACAACCGAACAAACGAGATGAGAGATCCAGTCTTAGTCAGCTTAATGCGCTGCTCTTGGCAGAGCACTCTCTGGAAAACCCGATTTCTCCTGAAGAAACCCCTGATTTTGAGCTTTCCTACGCCTCTCAAGGTCGGGATGGCTATGAAATGGTCAAGCAGGCTATCCATGATAAACAGCCATTTGCCATCGCTTTTGTTGACATCCGTATGCCGCCTGGTTGGGATGGTATGGAAACAGCGACCCGCATTCGAAAATTTGATCCAAATATTGAGCTTGTTATTGTAACTGCCTATTCTGATCGTTCGCGGGAGGAGATAGCTAGGGCAGTCGGAACGCTTCATAAGCTACTTTTTTTTCGTAAACCTTTTGATCCAGAGGAGCTTGTGCAGGTGGCTGTTTCTCTTTGTGATAAATGGAATACAGGAAAAAGAGAAGACGAGCAGCGGAGGGAGTTGCAAACTATTCTTGATACCAGTCCGGCAGCTATTTTTAGCGTTGATCAGGAAGATCGGGTTATGGCCTGGAATCCGGCAGCTGAAAAAATTACCGGTTTTTCAGCTAAGGAGGTTAAGGGGAAGGCATGTATTTTTCGGGAGATCGCTGACGATTCCTTTTGTCATACCTGTGAGGCGCGAACCAATCCTCAGAGCCGGGGACCGGATCGTGAGTTGAAGATCACCGCAAAGGACGGTGCCTCGAAAATTATCTCTCTTTATGTTGCTCAGGTTTCTCTGGAGAAGGAAAAAGGGGAGATGACAATCTGTAGCTTTTGGGATATTACGGCTCTGAAGGCTGGAGAACAAGCCCTTGCTGACAGCAATCAACAGTTAAAGGAAAAGATCGCCACCAATGAACAGCTGCAGACGGAAAGCCTGCGTCTGCAACAGGAACTCCATCAGGCCCAAAAGATGGAGGCTATCGGCCTCATGGCAGGAGGCGTGGCCCATGATCTGAATAATATCCTGGCATCCATTGTCGGTTATCCCCAGCTCATACGATTTCAGCTTCCTGATAACAAACAACTACAGGAGCTTGCCCAAGCTGTTGAAGAAGCCGGTGGCCGGGCTGCTGCGGTGGTTGATGATCTTTTAACGGTGGCACGAGGGGTTGCTGTGGTTAAGCAGGTCGCTGACCTGAACACGCTGGTTGAAAACTATCTTGCTTCGACAGAAGGAAAGGAAGTGCATAAGCTACATCCCGAGGTCATGTTGTCCGCTGATCTGAACCCGCAACCTTTGTACACCAACTGTTCACCGATTCATATCGCGAAATGTCTTATGAATTTGGTAAATAACGCGGCAGAGGCCATTGACGGAAAAGGAGAAGTTGTTATTGCGACGAGCAGGCAGGAAGTTGCTGAGGATTCGAATAACTCTGCCTATAAGATACAGCCGGGTCAATATGCTGTCCTGCGTGTACGTGATAATGGCCCTGGGATTTCCGAAGAAGATCAGGAACGAGTTTTTGAGCCTTTTTATACCAAAAAGACTATGGGGCGCAGCGGTACCGGATTGGGGCTGGCTGTGGTCTGGAATACTGCTCTGGATCACAACGGCTCAGTGACGGTAAACAGTACACAGGGGCAGGGAACGAGCTTTACTCTCCTTTTTCCTCTGGCCAACGAAGAAGTCCCCCAGACTCAGGAAGTAGAGCCCGGTCTTGAAGAGTTGGTTGGCACCGGAACTGTCATGGTGGTGGATGATGATGGTCGGCAGCTTGATCTTGCTTGTGGCATGCTGAAGGTTCTTGGCTACGAAGTCATAAAGGCGTCCAGCGGCGAAGAGGCCTTGCAGCTCTTGGCTGAGCAGCCGGTTGATCAATCGGTTGACTTGTTGGTCCTGGATATGCTTATGCCGG
- a CDS encoding ATP-binding protein, producing the protein MKLPRISLRAYLVLMNSVLLCLLFPLLTVVFIEKTAGFRDEHLQENIGAMRKGMKNRSAALARSIGLSVGQAAAGYDFTFLSDLMAEVEKNDQEMVYCLIMDNERKVLAHPDKNKLGTRLKDAMARRNIEQLWPNFPKTYSDGQVLEVFFLEEKDILGKTSLLEAVFPVYNGDKLWGVLRCGYTMHFLNSKMIEEYLRWDKQIYAMKLYFITTMGVFFSISVFITVLFTRPLLRALDVLRRGVHQVHDGDLEHEIRKDLVCNEFADLADAFNSMTNSLRISRKDLADYNKSLEKKVDERTQELKEAQDIMIQQAHEAGMAEMAVGVLHNIGNAITPAKISAAMLINRLKNSPLRNNLAQVLHSLRDILESSSGCVGDDRSKRMQKIIQLIPESIAEEYGQVETALKRICDKHNHIEDIIRLQRQYARVPMGAQQHLDINRVTQDALNMFQESLQQRDINVELAFQDVLPVRLEEVHFLQILVNLIKNSYESFDGSDTKNKKIILSTFLESNESYNVVFSIKDNGCGFTEKEKENFFRFGYSTKARGSGFGLHSCANYLIANNGSIDAFSAGPGMGSEFILRLPTDTSPE; encoded by the coding sequence ATGAAGTTGCCCAGAATTTCTCTTCGTGCGTATCTGGTTCTTATGAATTCAGTACTGCTCTGTCTGCTTTTCCCTTTGCTTACCGTCGTTTTTATTGAAAAAACAGCAGGATTCCGTGATGAGCATTTGCAGGAAAATATTGGAGCAATGCGCAAGGGTATGAAAAATCGCAGTGCTGCGTTGGCGCGAAGCATTGGTTTAAGTGTGGGGCAGGCAGCTGCTGGTTATGATTTTACTTTTCTCTCCGATCTGATGGCTGAGGTGGAGAAAAATGACCAGGAAATGGTTTATTGCCTGATTATGGATAATGAGCGGAAAGTCTTAGCTCATCCTGATAAAAATAAGCTGGGTACACGCTTGAAGGATGCGATGGCCCGGAGAAATATCGAACAGCTGTGGCCGAATTTTCCGAAGACATACTCTGACGGACAGGTCTTGGAGGTATTTTTTTTGGAAGAAAAGGATATTCTTGGAAAAACATCGCTTTTGGAGGCGGTCTTTCCTGTTTATAACGGAGACAAGCTCTGGGGCGTCTTGCGTTGCGGTTATACGATGCATTTTTTGAACAGTAAAATGATTGAGGAATATCTCCGCTGGGATAAACAGATATATGCCATGAAATTATATTTTATCACCACGATGGGTGTTTTTTTCTCAATATCTGTTTTCATTACTGTGCTCTTCACCCGGCCTTTGCTGCGTGCCCTTGATGTCCTGAGACGAGGCGTGCATCAGGTTCATGATGGCGATCTTGAGCATGAGATCAGGAAAGATTTGGTTTGTAATGAATTTGCCGACCTAGCAGACGCATTTAACAGTATGACAAATAGTCTCAGAATCAGCCGAAAAGATTTGGCAGACTATAATAAATCCCTTGAGAAGAAGGTGGATGAGCGAACCCAAGAGCTCAAGGAAGCTCAAGATATTATGATTCAGCAGGCCCATGAAGCGGGAATGGCTGAAATGGCTGTCGGGGTGCTCCATAATATCGGCAATGCCATTACCCCGGCGAAAATCAGTGCTGCCATGCTGATTAACCGCCTGAAAAACAGTCCGTTGCGAAATAACTTGGCGCAGGTTCTGCACTCGTTGCGGGATATACTGGAGTCGTCCAGTGGCTGTGTTGGCGATGATCGGAGCAAGCGGATGCAAAAGATCATTCAACTCATTCCAGAATCCATTGCTGAAGAATACGGACAAGTAGAAACCGCGTTGAAAAGAATCTGTGATAAGCATAACCATATTGAGGATATTATCCGTCTGCAAAGGCAGTATGCCCGCGTTCCTATGGGGGCGCAGCAGCATCTTGATATCAACCGGGTAACTCAGGATGCTTTGAATATGTTTCAGGAGTCGTTGCAACAACGGGACATAAACGTAGAGTTGGCGTTTCAGGATGTTCTTCCGGTGCGACTTGAAGAGGTGCATTTTTTACAGATCCTCGTCAATTTGATTAAAAACAGTTATGAGTCCTTTGACGGTAGTGACACAAAAAATAAAAAAATAATATTGTCTACCTTTTTAGAGAGTAACGAATCGTATAATGTTGTATTCTCGATTAAAGATAATGGCTGCGGCTTTACGGAGAAAGAAAAGGAAAACTTTTTTCGTTTCGGCTACAGCACCAAGGCTAGAGGCTCAGGATTCGGACTCCATTCCTGTGCCAACTATCTCATTGCCAACAACGGTTCCATTGATGCCTTCAGTGCCGGTCCCGGTATGGGCTCCGAATTTATCTTACGCTTACCGACTGACACCTCCCCGGAATGA
- a CDS encoding ISKra4 family transposase: MYSPCHLAESNKEHYLRSFEALDKLASHISGMEFSSSSFGDVEAVIQEKGQEILRLLAQGYLSQRSAEEEKKEFVLGEDGIRRNHRRTGCTRKIESRFGEVKLSRIGYCGPFVGSVFPLDAELNLPPNKYSHGLRSEIAHLTAVASFDETLELLERQGGGILPKRQLQEVSADIVRDFKEFYEQPLNLSSEKGSILVITADGKGVSMHNQDLRPAAKKQAEKEQDKKKARLQPGEKKGRKRMATVVSVYETSPYQRTPEQLLNIDGETAPPRPEVKNKRVWAEITEDMGNALDQGFQEALRRDPEQKMEWVVLIDGQTDLIRQVEAQAEKHNVEVTVIQDFIHVIEYLWKSAHALYPGKEEAERREEWVGGRTLEILKGNGQSVASGLRRAATRRGLDKKERIPSDTAANYIEKNQKRLRYEEALSKGLPIATGVIEGACRHLVKDRMDLTGARWRLKSADAVLKLRALKASGDMKQYLSFHFWKERCRNYIWMPNDNAVPATI, from the coding sequence ATGTACAGCCCCTGTCACCTCGCAGAAAGCAATAAAGAGCATTATCTTCGATCTTTTGAAGCACTTGATAAACTGGCATCCCACATATCCGGCATGGAATTCTCCTCATCCTCCTTCGGAGATGTGGAAGCAGTTATTCAAGAAAAAGGGCAGGAAATTTTACGACTGCTGGCACAGGGGTATCTGTCTCAGCGTTCTGCGGAAGAAGAAAAAAAAGAATTTGTTCTCGGAGAAGACGGCATTCGTCGCAATCATCGCAGAACAGGTTGTACTCGAAAAATTGAATCACGTTTTGGAGAGGTTAAGCTCTCACGAATTGGTTATTGCGGACCGTTTGTCGGCAGCGTTTTTCCTCTGGATGCCGAGTTGAATTTGCCGCCCAACAAGTATTCACACGGTCTGCGGAGTGAAATAGCACATCTGACAGCAGTCGCTTCTTTTGACGAAACATTGGAGCTGCTGGAACGGCAGGGAGGTGGAATACTGCCTAAACGTCAACTTCAGGAAGTATCCGCAGATATCGTTCGTGATTTCAAGGAATTTTACGAACAACCCCTTAACTTATCGTCCGAAAAGGGTAGTATTTTAGTCATCACGGCGGACGGTAAGGGCGTATCAATGCATAATCAGGATCTGCGGCCTGCTGCCAAAAAACAAGCGGAAAAGGAGCAGGATAAGAAAAAAGCCCGACTTCAGCCCGGAGAGAAAAAGGGGCGTAAACGGATGGCGACCGTTGTCTCAGTGTATGAAACATCCCCTTATCAGCGCACTCCTGAACAACTTCTCAATATTGATGGAGAAACCGCACCACCACGTCCCGAGGTTAAAAACAAGCGGGTCTGGGCGGAGATTACTGAAGATATGGGAAACGCCCTTGACCAAGGATTCCAGGAGGCACTTCGACGAGATCCTGAACAAAAAATGGAATGGGTTGTTCTTATCGATGGGCAGACCGATCTGATCAGGCAAGTTGAGGCGCAGGCGGAGAAGCATAATGTGGAGGTAACCGTTATTCAGGATTTTATTCATGTTATCGAATACCTATGGAAATCTGCTCATGCGCTTTACCCCGGCAAAGAGGAAGCTGAAAGGCGAGAAGAGTGGGTTGGGGGACGTACGCTTGAGATCCTGAAAGGAAACGGGCAAAGCGTGGCCAGCGGTTTACGACGTGCCGCTACACGCAGAGGTTTGGATAAAAAAGAACGTATTCCTTCGGATACCGCTGCGAATTATATTGAGAAAAATCAAAAACGACTGAGATATGAAGAAGCCTTGTCAAAGGGATTGCCCATCGCTACCGGTGTGATAGAGGGAGCTTGTCGGCATCTGGTTAAAGATCGCATGGATCTCACTGGTGCCCGTTGGCGGCTCAAATCAGCAGATGCAGTGCTGAAGTTAAGAGCACTGAAAGCCAGCGGAGACATGAAACAATACCTAAGCTTTCATTTTTGGAAGGAGAGGTGCAGAAATTACATCTGGATGCCAAACGATAATGCAGTTCCGGCAACGATATGA